The proteins below are encoded in one region of Mangifera indica cultivar Alphonso chromosome 7, CATAS_Mindica_2.1, whole genome shotgun sequence:
- the LOC123220029 gene encoding inositol 1,3,4-trisphosphate 5/6-kinase 4 isoform X1, translated as MSSVRGVIFDESLLLLSAAPNENDASFQLLSGASCLLRKLHHSKIRTGVSYGLGLSSDKVIALKRIATEYLCDCFLLDASVDGAANEINQAWGDKGGSILYVVSEKKDAFHKPSSHWMIIVVGVESASVSDNSSILYINRLEELPMAICQLNKKATGNNALMVGYVMKPSREEDFSKRGAFPMNPTPNGLIFVPLTFEMPLSSQLQGVDIVLHKATDEIKSINLGSNSDFSNRITFTSRMQELQRLMEDHSNFFVIDPLDNIYPVLDRLKIQLVLRGLQDLNAEGGHTIRGPHFLKVNDFNESDLAQRLPEAKLSFPCIVKPQVACGVADAHSMAIVFEIEDFKHLSVPLPAIVQEYINHSSTLFKFYVLGETVFHAIKKSIPNSSTLRKSYERNSLKPISFDSLKSLPTNTESPHPGDAVSCKVDLDLELVKDAAKWLARTLDLTIFGFDVVVQEGTGDHVIVDVNYLPSFKEVDNDIAIPAFWVAIKMKYELRASTS; from the exons CTGTTTGCTTCGTAAGCTCCATCATTCGAAAATCCGTACG GGAGTTTCATATGGTCTCGGCCTTTCGTCTGATAAG GTGATTGCATTGAAGAGGATTGCTACGGAATACTTGTGTGATTGCTTTCTTTTGGATGCATCTGTAGATGGTGCTGCAAATGAGATAAACCAAGCATGGGGTGACAAAGGAGGGAGTATTTTGTATGTTGTTTCTGAAAAGAAGGATGCCTTTCATAAACCTAGTTCCCATTGGATGATTATTGTTGTGG GTGTTGAAAGTGCAAGTGTGTCTGATAATTCAAGCATACTTTATATCAACAGGCTAGAAGAGTTGCCTATGGCCATTTGCCAGTTGAACAAAAAG GCAACCGGCAACAATGCTTTGATGGTTGGATATGTCATGAAGCCTTCACGTGAAGAAGATTTTTCCAAG AGGGGTGCATTTCCAATGAATCCTACTCCAAACGGCTTGATTTTTGTGCCTCTCACATTTGAGATGCCTCTATCATCTCAATTACAAGGCGTTGACATAGTTCTCCATAAAGCAACAGATGAAATCAAGTCCATCAATTTGGGAAGCAATTCAGATTTTTCCAACAGAATCACTTTCACCTCAAGAATGCAGGAACTGCAAAG GCTTATGGAGGATCACTCTAATTTCTTTGTAATCGACCCTCTTGATAATATTTACCCAGTATTGGATCGGCTGAAAATCCAACTAGTTTTGCGTGGTCTGCAAGATCTCAATGCGGAAGGTGGCCATACAATCAGGGGGCCCCATTTTCTCAAG GTTAATGATTTTAATGAATCTGATTTGGCACAAAGACTACCAGAAGCTAAATTATCTTTTCCATGTATAGTGAAACCTCAAGTTGCCTGTGGTGTTGCTGATGCTCATAGTATG GCAATTGTTTTTGAAATAGAAGATTTTAAGCATTTGAGTGTTCCTCTTCCTGCTATTGTTCAG GAATACATAAACCACTCATCTACTCTGTTCAAGTTTTATGTATTGGGTGAGACTGTTTTCCATGCAATTAAGAAGTCAATCCCAAATTCCAGTACTTTGAGGAAATCATATGAAAGAAACAGCTTAAAGCCTATATCGTTTGATAG CTTAAAGTCTCTACCTACCAACACTGAAAGTCCGCATCCAGGAGATGCAGTTTCCTGTAAGGTTGATCTTGATCTCGAGCTAGTCAAAGATGCTGCAAAATGGCTTGCAAGAACACTTGATCTTACAATATTTGGCTTTGATGTAGTT GTTCAAGAAGGCACCGGTGACCATGTCATCGTGGACGTAAACTACCTCCCATCATTCAAAGAAGTAGATAACGATATTGCCATACCAGCCTTCTGGGTCGCCATTAAAATGAAGTATGAATTGAGAGCTTCCACATCTTGA
- the LOC123220029 gene encoding inositol 1,3,4-trisphosphate 5/6-kinase 4 isoform X2 has product MSSVRGVIFDESLLLLSAAPNENDASFQLLSGASCLLRKLHHSKIRTGVSYGLGLSSDKVIALKRIATEYLCDCFLLDASVDGAANEINQAWGDKGGSILYVVSEKKDAFHKPSSHWMIIVVGVESASVSDNSSILYINRLEELPMAICQLNKKATGNNALMVGYVMKPSREEDFSKRGAFPMNPTPNGLIFVPLTFEMPLSSQLQGVDIVLHKATDEIKSINLGSNSDFSNRITFTSRMQELQRLMEDHSNFFVIDPLDNIYPVLDRLKIQLVLRGLQDLNAEGGHTIRGPHFLKVNDFNESDLAQRLPEAKLSFPCIVKPQVACGVADAHSMEYINHSSTLFKFYVLGETVFHAIKKSIPNSSTLRKSYERNSLKPISFDSLKSLPTNTESPHPGDAVSCKVDLDLELVKDAAKWLARTLDLTIFGFDVVVQEGTGDHVIVDVNYLPSFKEVDNDIAIPAFWVAIKMKYELRASTS; this is encoded by the exons CTGTTTGCTTCGTAAGCTCCATCATTCGAAAATCCGTACG GGAGTTTCATATGGTCTCGGCCTTTCGTCTGATAAG GTGATTGCATTGAAGAGGATTGCTACGGAATACTTGTGTGATTGCTTTCTTTTGGATGCATCTGTAGATGGTGCTGCAAATGAGATAAACCAAGCATGGGGTGACAAAGGAGGGAGTATTTTGTATGTTGTTTCTGAAAAGAAGGATGCCTTTCATAAACCTAGTTCCCATTGGATGATTATTGTTGTGG GTGTTGAAAGTGCAAGTGTGTCTGATAATTCAAGCATACTTTATATCAACAGGCTAGAAGAGTTGCCTATGGCCATTTGCCAGTTGAACAAAAAG GCAACCGGCAACAATGCTTTGATGGTTGGATATGTCATGAAGCCTTCACGTGAAGAAGATTTTTCCAAG AGGGGTGCATTTCCAATGAATCCTACTCCAAACGGCTTGATTTTTGTGCCTCTCACATTTGAGATGCCTCTATCATCTCAATTACAAGGCGTTGACATAGTTCTCCATAAAGCAACAGATGAAATCAAGTCCATCAATTTGGGAAGCAATTCAGATTTTTCCAACAGAATCACTTTCACCTCAAGAATGCAGGAACTGCAAAG GCTTATGGAGGATCACTCTAATTTCTTTGTAATCGACCCTCTTGATAATATTTACCCAGTATTGGATCGGCTGAAAATCCAACTAGTTTTGCGTGGTCTGCAAGATCTCAATGCGGAAGGTGGCCATACAATCAGGGGGCCCCATTTTCTCAAG GTTAATGATTTTAATGAATCTGATTTGGCACAAAGACTACCAGAAGCTAAATTATCTTTTCCATGTATAGTGAAACCTCAAGTTGCCTGTGGTGTTGCTGATGCTCATAGTATG GAATACATAAACCACTCATCTACTCTGTTCAAGTTTTATGTATTGGGTGAGACTGTTTTCCATGCAATTAAGAAGTCAATCCCAAATTCCAGTACTTTGAGGAAATCATATGAAAGAAACAGCTTAAAGCCTATATCGTTTGATAG CTTAAAGTCTCTACCTACCAACACTGAAAGTCCGCATCCAGGAGATGCAGTTTCCTGTAAGGTTGATCTTGATCTCGAGCTAGTCAAAGATGCTGCAAAATGGCTTGCAAGAACACTTGATCTTACAATATTTGGCTTTGATGTAGTT GTTCAAGAAGGCACCGGTGACCATGTCATCGTGGACGTAAACTACCTCCCATCATTCAAAGAAGTAGATAACGATATTGCCATACCAGCCTTCTGGGTCGCCATTAAAATGAAGTATGAATTGAGAGCTTCCACATCTTGA
- the LOC123220029 gene encoding inositol 1,3,4-trisphosphate 5/6-kinase 4 isoform X3, with translation MKTTLHFSCYREPPVCFVSSIIRKSGVSYGLGLSSDKVIALKRIATEYLCDCFLLDASVDGAANEINQAWGDKGGSILYVVSEKKDAFHKPSSHWMIIVVGVESASVSDNSSILYINRLEELPMAICQLNKKATGNNALMVGYVMKPSREEDFSKRGAFPMNPTPNGLIFVPLTFEMPLSSQLQGVDIVLHKATDEIKSINLGSNSDFSNRITFTSRMQELQRLMEDHSNFFVIDPLDNIYPVLDRLKIQLVLRGLQDLNAEGGHTIRGPHFLKVNDFNESDLAQRLPEAKLSFPCIVKPQVACGVADAHSMAIVFEIEDFKHLSVPLPAIVQEYINHSSTLFKFYVLGETVFHAIKKSIPNSSTLRKSYERNSLKPISFDSLKSLPTNTESPHPGDAVSCKVDLDLELVKDAAKWLARTLDLTIFGFDVVVQEGTGDHVIVDVNYLPSFKEVDNDIAIPAFWVAIKMKYELRASTS, from the exons CTGTTTGCTTCGTAAGCTCCATCATTCGAAAATCC GGAGTTTCATATGGTCTCGGCCTTTCGTCTGATAAG GTGATTGCATTGAAGAGGATTGCTACGGAATACTTGTGTGATTGCTTTCTTTTGGATGCATCTGTAGATGGTGCTGCAAATGAGATAAACCAAGCATGGGGTGACAAAGGAGGGAGTATTTTGTATGTTGTTTCTGAAAAGAAGGATGCCTTTCATAAACCTAGTTCCCATTGGATGATTATTGTTGTGG GTGTTGAAAGTGCAAGTGTGTCTGATAATTCAAGCATACTTTATATCAACAGGCTAGAAGAGTTGCCTATGGCCATTTGCCAGTTGAACAAAAAG GCAACCGGCAACAATGCTTTGATGGTTGGATATGTCATGAAGCCTTCACGTGAAGAAGATTTTTCCAAG AGGGGTGCATTTCCAATGAATCCTACTCCAAACGGCTTGATTTTTGTGCCTCTCACATTTGAGATGCCTCTATCATCTCAATTACAAGGCGTTGACATAGTTCTCCATAAAGCAACAGATGAAATCAAGTCCATCAATTTGGGAAGCAATTCAGATTTTTCCAACAGAATCACTTTCACCTCAAGAATGCAGGAACTGCAAAG GCTTATGGAGGATCACTCTAATTTCTTTGTAATCGACCCTCTTGATAATATTTACCCAGTATTGGATCGGCTGAAAATCCAACTAGTTTTGCGTGGTCTGCAAGATCTCAATGCGGAAGGTGGCCATACAATCAGGGGGCCCCATTTTCTCAAG GTTAATGATTTTAATGAATCTGATTTGGCACAAAGACTACCAGAAGCTAAATTATCTTTTCCATGTATAGTGAAACCTCAAGTTGCCTGTGGTGTTGCTGATGCTCATAGTATG GCAATTGTTTTTGAAATAGAAGATTTTAAGCATTTGAGTGTTCCTCTTCCTGCTATTGTTCAG GAATACATAAACCACTCATCTACTCTGTTCAAGTTTTATGTATTGGGTGAGACTGTTTTCCATGCAATTAAGAAGTCAATCCCAAATTCCAGTACTTTGAGGAAATCATATGAAAGAAACAGCTTAAAGCCTATATCGTTTGATAG CTTAAAGTCTCTACCTACCAACACTGAAAGTCCGCATCCAGGAGATGCAGTTTCCTGTAAGGTTGATCTTGATCTCGAGCTAGTCAAAGATGCTGCAAAATGGCTTGCAAGAACACTTGATCTTACAATATTTGGCTTTGATGTAGTT GTTCAAGAAGGCACCGGTGACCATGTCATCGTGGACGTAAACTACCTCCCATCATTCAAAGAAGTAGATAACGATATTGCCATACCAGCCTTCTGGGTCGCCATTAAAATGAAGTATGAATTGAGAGCTTCCACATCTTGA